From Salvia splendens isolate huo1 chromosome 16, SspV2, whole genome shotgun sequence, a single genomic window includes:
- the LOC121772402 gene encoding probable leucine-rich repeat receptor-like serine/threonine-protein kinase At3g14840 isoform X2 has protein sequence MFASRLIALIWFLGFANYVASACLPPLELEALSVVASKLGKRDWNLDGEVDPCSNDLPWWDVRVHSGVYCNKTSNGNGTTTCHVTRIDLTRNFLNGSLPPDWSSMGSLRIISVLGNRLSGPIPKEYGSITSLEELVLEANQFTGNVPGEIGDLPRIRRLLLNSNNFTGELPPSLAKLTTLKDFRISDNNFTGSVPNYIQNWINIERMEIQASGLSGPIPSNFSALINLTDLRISDLNGIQSDFPILDTSTDWQQVILRSCNIVGELPGSIAQLKIDKSLDLSFNKLAGPIPQNLGGQRGEIYLTGNFLNGTVPQSMEAKGNIDLSYNNFTSLRPGPSCARNSPNLFANSNGNTSEYPYCVNPQCMPNDFYFFHINCGSNKNYGDYQADSDSPNFYQAQGENWGFSSTGKFWNPETYGESLFASNDTSGPESNLYSTARLSPLSLTYYGFCLRNGNYNVNLHFAEIMFTSDTTYGRRVFDIYIQGELVEKDFNIVNVAGAVNKPKIMPYPAFVGDHNLEIRFYWAGKGTTSLPDRSVYGPLISAISVVHATYKPGTGSISTGAKVGIAMAAICALVLLVAILRLKGCLGGKHSMHHDLKGLDLRTGKFTLRQIRAATNNFDPANKIGEGGFGPVYKGVLLDKTIIAVKQLSSKSKQGNREFVNEIGMISALQHPHLVKLYGCCIEGNQLLLVYEYLENNSLARALFGPEEHQLHLDWPMRQTICIGIARGLAYLHEESRLKIVHRDIKATNVLLDKNLVPKISDFGLAKLDEEDNTHISTRIAGTFGYMAPEYAMRGYLTDKADVYSFGIVVLEIVSGRGNSSIRPKEDSFYLLDWANSLKARGNLLELVDQRLETSFNKEEITRAINVALICTNVVAAERPSMSAVVSILEGKDGVPKFVSESSFSAGKTKPDGVEMSAFDSEVVSADAPWSGSSTSAADLYPVALDTNYWEKRGL, from the exons ATGTTTGCATCAAGGCTTATAGCCTTGATTTGGTTTCTGGGGTTTGCTAATTATGTGGCATCAGCTTGTTTGCCTCCTCTAGAAT TGGAAGCATTGTCGGTGGTAGCAAGTAAGCTGGGGAAGAGGGATTGGAATTTGGATGGGGAAGTTGATCCATGCAGCAATGATCTCCCATGGTGGGATGTTAGAGTTCATAGTGGAGTCTATTGCAACAAAACCTCCAATGGGAATGGTACTACTACTTGTCATGTTACTCGGAT AGACCTTACTCGGAACTTCCTCAATGGCAGCCTCCCTCCAGATTGGAGTTCCATGGGATCCCTTCGAATAAT TTCTGTTCTCGGGAACCGTCTCTCCGGTCCAATTCCAAAAGAATATGGCAGCATCACCTCACTTGAAGAACT GGTTTTGGAGGCTAATCAGTTTACAGGAAATGTACCTGGGGAGATTGGGGATCTTCCTCGAATTAGAAGATT GTTGCttaattccaataatttcaCTGGAGAGTTACCTCCTAGCCTTGCAAAACTTACCACTTTGAAAGATTT TCGAATTAGTGACAACAACTTCACAGGAAGCGTGCCAAATTATATCCAGAACTGGATAAATATCGAGAGAAT GGAGATTCAGGCTAGTGGTCTGAGTGGACCAATCCCTTCCAACTTTAGTGctctaattaatttaactgaCCT AAGAATCAGTGATCTCAATGGGATTCAATCAGATTTCCCCATTCTTGATACCTCTACTGATTGGCAACAAGT GATATTAAGGAGTTGCAATATTGTAGGGGAACTACCGGGATCTATTGCACAACTGAAGATTGACAAATCACT AGATCTGAGTTTCAACAAATTAGCAGGACCAATTCCTCAAAATCTTGGTGGTCAAAGAGGAGAAAT CTACCTGACTGGGAACTTCCTTAACGGGACAGTGCCACAATCGATGGAAGCTAAGGGAAACAT CGACCTATCCTACAACAACTTCACATCTCTAAGGCCAGGACCAAGTTGTGCGAGAAACAGCCC AAACTTGTTTGCCAACTCAAATGGAAACACCAG TGAGTACCCCTATTGTGTAAATCCGCAGTGTATGCCAA ATGATTTCTACTTTTTCCATATAAATTGTGGAAGCAACAAAAACTATGGTGATTATCAAGCAGATAGCGATTCTCCAAACTTCTACCAAGCCCAAGGTGAAAATTGGGGATTCAGCAGCACGGGCAAGTTCTGGAATCCTGAAACATATGGAGAAAGTCTTTTTGCATCAAACGACACTTCAGGGCCGGAATCTAATCTTTACTCCACAGCACGCCTTTCCCCCCTCTCATTGACTTATTATGGATTTTGTTTAAGAAATGGAAATTACAATGTGAATCTCCACTTCGCGGAGATCATGTTTACTAGTGACACAACTTACGGAAGGCGTGTTTTTGATATTTATATTCAG GGAGAACTGGTTGAGAAGGATTTCAACATTGTGAATGTAGCTGGTGCGGTAAATAAACCAAAAATAATGCCCTATCCAGCATTTGTTGGTGATCACAACTTGGAGATCCGCTTTTATTGGGCTGGAAAAGGAACAACTTCTCTTCCCGATAGATCCGTATATGGTCCTCTCATTTCAGCCATATCTGTCGTACATGCTA CGTATAAGCCTGGGACTGGGAGCATCTCGACAGGAGCCAAAGTTGGTATTGCGATGGCAGCTATTTGCGCACTCGTGTTGCTTGTGGCTATTCTGAGATTGAAGGGCTGTTTGGGGGGCAAACACTCGATGCATCATG ATTTGAAGGGACTTGACCTTCGCACGGGGAAATTTACTCTAAGGCAAATCAGAGCGGCCACAAACAATTTTGATCCTGCAAATAAGATTGGCGAAGGTGGATTTGGTCCTGTTTACAAG GGTGTTCTTTTAGATAAAACCATCATCGCTGTGAAACAACTTTCTTCCAAATCAAAGCAAGGTAACCGCGAATTCGTAAATGAAATAGGCATGATTTCCGCCTTACAACATCCTCATCTCGTTAAGCTGTATGGATGCTGCATCGAAGGCAACCAGTTGTTGCTTGTCTATGAGTATCTGGAAAACAATAGCCTTGCTCGTGCATTATTTG GCCCAGAAGAACACCAATTGCATTTGGATTGGCCAATGAGGCAAACGATCTGCATCGGGATAGCAAGAGGATTGGCTTACCTCCACGAGGAATCGAGGCTGAAAATCGTCCATCGTGATATCAAGGCTACTAACGTGCTTCTTGACAAAAACCTAGTCCCTAAAATATCAGATTTTGGGCTCGCGAAGCTGGATGAAGAAGACAACACCCACATAAGCACGCGCATTGCTGGAACTTT TGGATACATGGCACCCGAATATGCGATGCGAGGATATTTGACTGATAAAGCCGACGTGTACAGCTTTGGAATTGTTGTTTTGGAAATTGTCAGTGGGAGGGGCAACAGTAGCATTAGGCCTAAGGAGGATAGCTTTTATCTTCTTGACTGG GCTAATTCCTTGAAAGCGAGAGGAAACCTGTTGGAGCTAGTCGACCAGAGATTAGAGACGAGCTTCAACAAGGAAGAGATCACTAGAGCTATCAATGTGGCGCTCATATGCACGAATGTTGTAGCTGCAGAAAGGCCGAGTATGTCAGCT
- the LOC121772402 gene encoding probable leucine-rich repeat receptor-like serine/threonine-protein kinase At3g14840 isoform X5: MGSLRIISVLGNRLSGPIPKEYGSITSLEELVLEANQFTGNVPGEIGDLPRIRRLLLNSNNFTGELPPSLAKLTTLKDFRISDNNFTGSVPNYIQNWINIERMEIQASGLSGPIPSNFSALINLTDLRISDLNGIQSDFPILDTSTDWQQVILRSCNIVGELPGSIAQLKIDKSLDLSFNKLAGPIPQNLGGQRGEIYLTGNFLNGTVPQSMEAKGNIDLSYNNFTSLRPGPSCARNSPNLFANSNGNTSEYPYCVNPQCMPNDFYFFHINCGSNKNYGDYQADSDSPNFYQAQGENWGFSSTGKFWNPETYGESLFASNDTSGPESNLYSTARLSPLSLTYYGFCLRNGNYNVNLHFAEIMFTSDTTYGRRVFDIYIQGELVEKDFNIVNVAGAVNKPKIMPYPAFVGDHNLEIRFYWAGKGTTSLPDRSVYGPLISAISVVHATYKPGTGSISTGAKVGIAMAAICALVLLVAILRLKGCLGGKHSMHHDLKGLDLRTGKFTLRQIRAATNNFDPANKIGEGGFGPVYKGVLLDKTIIAVKQLSSKSKQGNREFVNEIGMISALQHPHLVKLYGCCIEGNQLLLVYEYLENNSLARALFGPEEHQLHLDWPMRQTICIGIARGLAYLHEESRLKIVHRDIKATNVLLDKNLVPKISDFGLAKLDEEDNTHISTRIAGTFGYMAPEYAMRGYLTDKADVYSFGIVVLEIVSGRGNSSIRPKEDSFYLLDWANSLKARGNLLELVDQRLETSFNKEEITRAINVALICTNVVAAERPSMSAVVSILEGKDGVPKFVSESSFSAGKTKPDGVEMSAFDSEVVSADAPWSGSSTSAADLYPVALDTNYWEKRGL, translated from the exons ATGGGATCCCTTCGAATAAT TTCTGTTCTCGGGAACCGTCTCTCCGGTCCAATTCCAAAAGAATATGGCAGCATCACCTCACTTGAAGAACT GGTTTTGGAGGCTAATCAGTTTACAGGAAATGTACCTGGGGAGATTGGGGATCTTCCTCGAATTAGAAGATT GTTGCttaattccaataatttcaCTGGAGAGTTACCTCCTAGCCTTGCAAAACTTACCACTTTGAAAGATTT TCGAATTAGTGACAACAACTTCACAGGAAGCGTGCCAAATTATATCCAGAACTGGATAAATATCGAGAGAAT GGAGATTCAGGCTAGTGGTCTGAGTGGACCAATCCCTTCCAACTTTAGTGctctaattaatttaactgaCCT AAGAATCAGTGATCTCAATGGGATTCAATCAGATTTCCCCATTCTTGATACCTCTACTGATTGGCAACAAGT GATATTAAGGAGTTGCAATATTGTAGGGGAACTACCGGGATCTATTGCACAACTGAAGATTGACAAATCACT AGATCTGAGTTTCAACAAATTAGCAGGACCAATTCCTCAAAATCTTGGTGGTCAAAGAGGAGAAAT CTACCTGACTGGGAACTTCCTTAACGGGACAGTGCCACAATCGATGGAAGCTAAGGGAAACAT CGACCTATCCTACAACAACTTCACATCTCTAAGGCCAGGACCAAGTTGTGCGAGAAACAGCCC AAACTTGTTTGCCAACTCAAATGGAAACACCAG TGAGTACCCCTATTGTGTAAATCCGCAGTGTATGCCAA ATGATTTCTACTTTTTCCATATAAATTGTGGAAGCAACAAAAACTATGGTGATTATCAAGCAGATAGCGATTCTCCAAACTTCTACCAAGCCCAAGGTGAAAATTGGGGATTCAGCAGCACGGGCAAGTTCTGGAATCCTGAAACATATGGAGAAAGTCTTTTTGCATCAAACGACACTTCAGGGCCGGAATCTAATCTTTACTCCACAGCACGCCTTTCCCCCCTCTCATTGACTTATTATGGATTTTGTTTAAGAAATGGAAATTACAATGTGAATCTCCACTTCGCGGAGATCATGTTTACTAGTGACACAACTTACGGAAGGCGTGTTTTTGATATTTATATTCAG GGAGAACTGGTTGAGAAGGATTTCAACATTGTGAATGTAGCTGGTGCGGTAAATAAACCAAAAATAATGCCCTATCCAGCATTTGTTGGTGATCACAACTTGGAGATCCGCTTTTATTGGGCTGGAAAAGGAACAACTTCTCTTCCCGATAGATCCGTATATGGTCCTCTCATTTCAGCCATATCTGTCGTACATGCTA CGTATAAGCCTGGGACTGGGAGCATCTCGACAGGAGCCAAAGTTGGTATTGCGATGGCAGCTATTTGCGCACTCGTGTTGCTTGTGGCTATTCTGAGATTGAAGGGCTGTTTGGGGGGCAAACACTCGATGCATCATG ATTTGAAGGGACTTGACCTTCGCACGGGGAAATTTACTCTAAGGCAAATCAGAGCGGCCACAAACAATTTTGATCCTGCAAATAAGATTGGCGAAGGTGGATTTGGTCCTGTTTACAAG GGTGTTCTTTTAGATAAAACCATCATCGCTGTGAAACAACTTTCTTCCAAATCAAAGCAAGGTAACCGCGAATTCGTAAATGAAATAGGCATGATTTCCGCCTTACAACATCCTCATCTCGTTAAGCTGTATGGATGCTGCATCGAAGGCAACCAGTTGTTGCTTGTCTATGAGTATCTGGAAAACAATAGCCTTGCTCGTGCATTATTTG GCCCAGAAGAACACCAATTGCATTTGGATTGGCCAATGAGGCAAACGATCTGCATCGGGATAGCAAGAGGATTGGCTTACCTCCACGAGGAATCGAGGCTGAAAATCGTCCATCGTGATATCAAGGCTACTAACGTGCTTCTTGACAAAAACCTAGTCCCTAAAATATCAGATTTTGGGCTCGCGAAGCTGGATGAAGAAGACAACACCCACATAAGCACGCGCATTGCTGGAACTTT TGGATACATGGCACCCGAATATGCGATGCGAGGATATTTGACTGATAAAGCCGACGTGTACAGCTTTGGAATTGTTGTTTTGGAAATTGTCAGTGGGAGGGGCAACAGTAGCATTAGGCCTAAGGAGGATAGCTTTTATCTTCTTGACTGG GCTAATTCCTTGAAAGCGAGAGGAAACCTGTTGGAGCTAGTCGACCAGAGATTAGAGACGAGCTTCAACAAGGAAGAGATCACTAGAGCTATCAATGTGGCGCTCATATGCACGAATGTTGTAGCTGCAGAAAGGCCGAGTATGTCAGCT